The following proteins are co-located in the Fimbriiglobus ruber genome:
- the kdpB gene encoding potassium-transporting ATPase subunit KdpB — MSAVTLPDLKAARRLSRKQGLFAPDLLQAALARAFVMLRPDLMWKNPVMFTVEVGTVLSVVYTVYKVFVPASTHATLGYLIALDVWLFLTVLFANFAEALAEARGKAQADALRKTRQETPAYRLARAHDDPRQALDAPISSFERSVSTALKEGDLVVVDAGLLIPADGEIVAGVASVDEAAITGESAPVVREAGGDRSGVTGGTRVLSDRIVVRVTAAAGKSFLDRMIALVEGAARQRTPNEIALSLVLSAFTLIFLIVTAALWPMAANAESYMKDYLGAPENIRSLGTDVPTLVALLVCLIPTTIGALLAAIGIAGMDRALRANLIAKSGKAVEVAGDVDTLLLDKTGTITMGNRRATQILPLGDLAATEVGLLAALSSAADETPEGKSIVDLYRKLPGGNPAAAAAPAGANFVPFTAQTRMSGVDLPDGRQVRKGAADAIVKHVRAQGGTLPARLQEQVDAVASQGATPLLIAEGNRVLGLVVLEDILKPGIKERFERLRKMGIRTVMVTGDNPLTAKSIAGQAGVDDYIAEATPEAKLAYIRKEQFGGRLVAMMGDGTNDAPALAQADLGVAMNSGTQAAKEAGNMVDLDSDPTKLIEVVEIGKQLLMTRGALTTFSIANDLAKYFAIVPALFAGTLPWLKALDFMHLASPTSAILSAVIFNAIIIPALIPIALKGVTYRPVGADALLRRNLLVWGLGGVIAPFVGIKLIDMGLVVLGLA; from the coding sequence ATGTCCGCCGTTACCTTACCTGACTTGAAGGCCGCCCGCCGACTCAGTCGCAAGCAAGGGCTGTTCGCACCCGACCTCCTGCAGGCCGCGTTGGCCCGGGCGTTCGTCATGCTGCGGCCGGACCTGATGTGGAAGAACCCGGTCATGTTCACGGTCGAAGTGGGGACGGTGCTGTCGGTCGTGTACACGGTGTACAAGGTCTTCGTTCCCGCCTCGACCCACGCGACACTCGGCTACCTGATCGCGCTCGACGTCTGGCTGTTCCTGACGGTCCTCTTCGCCAACTTCGCCGAGGCGCTGGCCGAGGCCCGGGGGAAGGCCCAGGCCGACGCCCTCCGTAAGACCCGTCAGGAAACTCCGGCCTACCGGTTGGCGCGCGCCCACGACGACCCCCGGCAAGCGTTGGACGCGCCGATTTCGAGCTTCGAAAGGAGCGTTTCGACCGCGCTCAAGGAAGGAGACCTTGTCGTCGTGGACGCCGGACTACTCATTCCGGCCGACGGAGAGATCGTCGCCGGTGTCGCCTCGGTCGACGAGGCGGCGATCACCGGAGAAAGTGCGCCGGTGGTTCGCGAGGCCGGCGGAGACCGGTCCGGCGTCACCGGCGGGACGCGGGTATTGTCCGACCGCATCGTCGTCCGGGTGACGGCGGCGGCCGGCAAGTCGTTCCTCGACCGGATGATCGCGCTGGTCGAAGGGGCGGCCCGTCAGCGGACGCCCAACGAGATCGCCCTGTCGCTCGTACTGAGTGCGTTCACGCTGATCTTCCTGATCGTCACCGCGGCTCTCTGGCCGATGGCCGCGAACGCCGAATCGTACATGAAGGATTACCTCGGAGCACCGGAAAACATTCGGAGCCTGGGGACCGACGTGCCCACGCTCGTCGCCCTGCTCGTCTGCCTGATCCCGACGACCATCGGCGCGCTGCTCGCGGCGATCGGGATCGCCGGCATGGACCGCGCCCTCCGGGCCAACCTGATCGCCAAGAGCGGCAAGGCCGTCGAAGTGGCCGGCGACGTCGACACACTCCTGTTGGACAAGACCGGCACGATCACGATGGGGAACCGGCGGGCGACCCAGATCCTGCCGCTCGGCGACCTGGCGGCGACCGAAGTGGGTCTGTTGGCCGCCTTGTCGAGCGCGGCGGACGAGACGCCCGAAGGCAAGAGTATCGTCGACCTCTACCGCAAGCTGCCCGGCGGGAACCCGGCGGCGGCCGCTGCCCCGGCCGGGGCGAATTTCGTCCCGTTCACCGCCCAGACGCGGATGAGCGGGGTCGACCTCCCGGACGGCCGGCAGGTCCGTAAGGGGGCGGCCGACGCGATCGTGAAGCACGTCCGTGCCCAGGGCGGGACGCTGCCCGCCCGGTTGCAGGAACAGGTGGACGCGGTCGCCAGCCAGGGGGCGACTCCCCTACTGATCGCCGAAGGAAACCGGGTACTCGGCCTGGTGGTCCTGGAAGACATCCTCAAGCCCGGCATCAAGGAGCGGTTCGAGCGGCTCCGCAAGATGGGCATCCGGACTGTCATGGTGACGGGCGACAACCCGCTGACCGCGAAGAGCATCGCGGGCCAGGCCGGGGTGGACGATTACATCGCCGAGGCGACCCCGGAAGCCAAGCTGGCGTACATCCGCAAGGAGCAGTTCGGCGGTAGGCTGGTGGCCATGATGGGCGACGGCACGAACGACGCCCCGGCCCTCGCCCAGGCCGACCTCGGGGTGGCCATGAACTCGGGCACCCAGGCCGCCAAGGAAGCCGGGAATATGGTCGACCTCGACAGCGACCCGACCAAGTTGATTGAAGTCGTCGAGATCGGCAAGCAGCTACTCATGACCCGTGGGGCCCTGACGACGTTCAGCATCGCGAACGACCTGGCGAAGTATTTCGCCATCGTCCCCGCGCTGTTCGCCGGCACCCTACCGTGGCTGAAGGCCCTCGACTTCATGCACCTGGCGTCCCCGACGTCGGCCATCCTGTCGGCGGTGATCTTCAACGCGATCATCATCCCGGCACTGATCCCGATCGCCCTCAAGGGCGTGACCTACCGGCCGGTCGGGGCCGACGCGCTCCTGCGGCGGAACCTGCTCGTCTGGGGGCTCGGCGGCGTGATCGCCCCGTTCGTCGGGATCAAGCTGATCGACATGGGGCTAGTCGTCCTCGGATTGGCGTAA
- the kdpA gene encoding potassium-transporting ATPase subunit KdpA, with the protein MWLLPILIVLTTVALSVPVGRYLAKVMDGRYSPPALFRWFEARLDTGPQNWKQYTVALLLFNTLMFVFGYVILVVQPFAPLNQHDSAFPDGKLMLSPTTIFNTAVSFMTNTNLQHYSGEQHLSYFSQLLFVVFNMFTSAAVGFCALAAVIRGLRGDTHMGNYYLDMWRVIVYVFIPASVVAGVLLILCGMPMTLEPSAEVKTVQAGAMGTDSVDGKDVPKPQVVARGPVAAILPIKHFGTNGGGFFGANSAHPYENPSAWTNFIECVSILVFPFSLVVMFGRMLRQERHAAVIYSVMMLMFVAMIGWAVYHDSLTPNPAFTAQPERKIVVPGAPEKVVPPLVGLPVDQSGVGNLEGKELRFGPSAGATFSAVTTAVTCGSVNCMHDSLNPLAGITPMVGMMLNCVFGGKGVGLINMLIYLVVGVFLSGLMVGRTPEYLGKKIEAKEMKLAMLALLVHPLLVLGPTGLFAALDWGKAAESNPGAHGFSEILYEFTSSSANNGSGFEGLGDTYGFNDGAKNLSTPAPYSPHWDIATGLVMLLGRFVPIIAPLALAGSLATKKRVPFTAGTLRTDTVTFGFVLLGTVLLVGALLFLPALALGPVAEHLGPMPFGR; encoded by the coding sequence ATGTGGCTCTTACCGATCTTGATCGTACTGACCACCGTAGCCCTGTCGGTGCCCGTGGGCCGATACCTCGCCAAAGTGATGGATGGACGGTATTCGCCGCCGGCCCTCTTCCGTTGGTTCGAGGCGCGTCTCGACACCGGTCCGCAGAACTGGAAGCAGTACACGGTCGCGCTGTTGCTGTTCAACACGCTGATGTTCGTGTTCGGCTACGTGATTCTGGTGGTTCAACCGTTCGCACCGCTGAACCAGCACGACTCGGCGTTCCCGGACGGCAAACTGATGCTGTCCCCGACGACGATTTTTAACACGGCCGTGTCGTTCATGACGAACACCAACCTGCAGCACTACTCGGGCGAGCAGCACCTGTCGTACTTCAGCCAGTTGCTGTTCGTGGTGTTCAACATGTTCACGTCCGCGGCGGTCGGGTTCTGCGCCCTGGCGGCAGTCATCCGCGGGCTCCGCGGCGACACGCACATGGGTAACTACTACCTCGACATGTGGCGGGTCATCGTTTACGTGTTCATCCCCGCGAGCGTCGTCGCCGGCGTCCTCCTGATCCTGTGCGGGATGCCGATGACACTCGAACCGTCCGCCGAGGTGAAGACGGTTCAGGCCGGCGCGATGGGTACTGACTCGGTCGACGGGAAAGACGTGCCCAAGCCGCAGGTCGTGGCCCGCGGGCCGGTGGCGGCGATCCTCCCGATCAAGCACTTCGGGACGAACGGCGGCGGTTTCTTCGGGGCCAACTCCGCCCACCCGTACGAAAACCCGTCGGCGTGGACCAACTTCATCGAGTGCGTCAGCATCCTGGTTTTCCCGTTCTCCCTGGTAGTGATGTTCGGGCGGATGCTCCGTCAGGAGCGGCACGCGGCCGTGATTTACTCGGTCATGATGCTGATGTTCGTGGCAATGATCGGGTGGGCGGTCTACCACGACAGCCTGACGCCGAACCCCGCTTTCACCGCCCAACCGGAGCGAAAGATCGTCGTACCCGGGGCGCCTGAGAAAGTGGTTCCACCGCTCGTCGGGTTGCCCGTTGACCAATCCGGCGTCGGAAACCTGGAAGGGAAGGAACTCCGCTTCGGTCCGTCGGCCGGCGCGACCTTCTCGGCCGTCACCACGGCGGTCACGTGCGGTTCAGTGAACTGCATGCACGACAGCCTGAACCCCCTGGCCGGCATCACTCCGATGGTCGGCATGATGCTGAACTGCGTCTTCGGCGGGAAGGGCGTCGGGCTGATCAACATGCTGATCTACCTGGTCGTCGGGGTGTTCCTGTCCGGCCTGATGGTCGGGCGGACCCCGGAGTACCTGGGCAAGAAGATCGAGGCCAAGGAGATGAAACTGGCCATGCTTGCCCTCCTGGTCCACCCGCTCCTCGTCCTCGGGCCGACCGGGCTCTTCGCGGCCCTGGATTGGGGCAAGGCGGCGGAGAGCAACCCCGGGGCGCACGGCTTCAGTGAAATCCTGTACGAGTTCACCTCGTCGTCCGCGAACAACGGGTCCGGGTTCGAGGGTCTGGGCGACACTTACGGGTTCAACGATGGAGCAAAGAACCTGTCGACGCCGGCCCCGTACTCCCCGCACTGGGATATCGCGACCGGGCTGGTGATGTTGCTCGGGCGGTTCGTCCCGATCATCGCCCCGCTCGCCCTGGCCGGGAGCCTGGCGACCAAAAAGCGGGTCCCGTTCACGGCGGGCACGCTGCGGACGGACACGGTGACGTTCGGCTTCGTGCTGCTCGGGACGGTCCTCCTCGTCGGCGCGTTGTTGTTCCTCCCGGCCCTGGCCCTCGGGCCGGTCGCCGAACACCTGGGGCCGATGCCGTTCGGTCGGTAA
- the kdpF gene encoding K(+)-transporting ATPase subunit F → MHSFARATRCEVPTMIWITVIVTLFLFAYLLVALLRPERF, encoded by the coding sequence TTGCATTCCTTCGCGCGTGCGACAAGGTGTGAGGTTCCGACCATGATCTGGATTACGGTGATCGTCACCCTGTTCCTGTTCGCTTACCTGCTCGTCGCCCTGTTGCGGCCCGAGCGGTTCTAA
- a CDS encoding sigma-54-dependent transcriptional regulator — protein sequence MAGPADSCRLLIVDDEAPLRRTLRTALESMGNTVSEAANSTKALELLRLQMFDAAFLDLRLGTEKGIELLPELLSVSPSLHVIIVTAHASIDSAVEAMRRGAFDYLPKPFTPNQLRVVLDRSALVRGLKNRVAALEEQVGGFAPETELTTLEPTMRSVLEVAFQVAPSEATLLLRGESGTGKGVLARAIHARSARARRPFVTVHCPSLSAELLESDLFGHVRGSFTGAVRDARGKVEAAQGGTLFLDEIGDLPPAMQPKLLRLLQDRTYERIGDADPRTADVRIMAATNRDLEDAVKTGRFREDLLYRLNVIELTLPPLRMRRKDVLPLARHLLGFFARQAGKSITGFTPEAEAAMGAYPWPGNVRELRNAVERGAILARDALVGLEHLPGQLTGTTTARVEVGGPVTLEALEAEHIRRVVASAPSLDDAARMLGIDPSTLYRKRKRTGS from the coding sequence ATGGCCGGGCCCGCCGACTCCTGCCGATTGTTAATCGTGGACGACGAGGCCCCCCTCCGTCGAACCTTGCGGACCGCGCTGGAGAGCATGGGGAACACCGTCAGCGAGGCCGCGAACTCCACTAAGGCGCTCGAACTCCTTCGCCTACAGATGTTCGACGCCGCGTTTCTCGACTTGCGGCTGGGCACGGAGAAGGGGATCGAGTTACTACCAGAACTACTAAGCGTGAGCCCTAGTCTGCACGTCATTATCGTCACCGCGCACGCCAGCATCGATTCGGCCGTGGAAGCCATGCGGCGGGGGGCATTCGACTACCTGCCCAAGCCGTTCACGCCCAACCAACTGCGGGTCGTTCTGGACCGCTCGGCCCTCGTCCGAGGGTTGAAGAACCGAGTCGCGGCACTGGAAGAACAGGTCGGCGGCTTCGCGCCCGAGACCGAACTGACGACGCTCGAACCCACCATGCGATCGGTGCTGGAAGTCGCGTTCCAGGTCGCGCCGTCCGAAGCGACCCTGTTGCTCCGCGGGGAGAGCGGCACCGGGAAGGGCGTGCTTGCGCGGGCCATCCACGCGCGGAGCGCGCGGGCTCGCCGGCCGTTCGTCACGGTTCACTGCCCGAGCCTGTCGGCCGAGTTGTTGGAAAGCGACCTGTTCGGGCACGTCCGTGGGTCGTTCACCGGGGCCGTGCGCGACGCGCGCGGGAAGGTCGAGGCGGCCCAGGGCGGGACGCTGTTTCTGGACGAGATCGGCGACCTCCCGCCGGCCATGCAACCGAAACTCTTGCGGCTCCTTCAGGACCGCACTTACGAACGGATCGGCGATGCCGACCCTCGCACGGCGGACGTGCGGATTATGGCGGCTACCAACCGAGATCTTGAGGACGCCGTCAAGACGGGCCGGTTTCGCGAAGACTTGCTCTACCGGCTCAATGTCATCGAGCTAACACTACCGCCGCTCCGTATGCGCCGGAAGGATGTCCTGCCGTTGGCCAGACACCTTCTCGGTTTCTTCGCGCGCCAGGCTGGGAAATCGATCACCGGCTTCACTCCGGAAGCGGAAGCCGCGATGGGTGCGTACCCGTGGCCCGGGAACGTGCGCGAACTCCGCAACGCCGTCGAACGCGGGGCGATCCTGGCCCGCGACGCGCTGGTCGGACTGGAACACCTGCCCGGCCAACTGACCGGGACGACGACCGCAAGGGTCGAAGTCGGCGGGCCGGTGACGTTGGAGGCACTGGAGGCGGAGCATATTCGCCGCGTCGTTGCCTCTGCCCCCTCACTCGACGACGCGGCCCGGATGCTAGGGATCGACCCAAGTACCCTTTATCGCAAGCGGAAACGAACAGGATCTTAA
- a CDS encoding response regulator — MIDLSSRKARGSRAGTDLTLSLGLAAVMLFFIVSGAISYLNTRTLSRGARQVVHSHDVISALDDIVSLMKDAETGQRGYLITGDLRYLEPHTAAVARVDERFHNVEQLTGDNPDQQAHLPALKHQIDVKLRELAETIDLRRTRGFEPAREVVVSDRGKAAMDIVRTQVSAMQQIEKELLAKRLDEMDGAFQVAVASGILTGLLGAVLSGIVAYLVRRAVATRRRQEWLQSGEVGLAKAVGGDQRVEPLGDAALKFLAEYLDAHAGAFFTKDGERFRRAATYGIPATNGTPEQFVPGEGLLGQAAKDDRTFFVHDVPEGYLTIGSALGQGQPRHLAIAPFAAEDAVNAVIELGFIHPPDDATTELLEKVSESVGVAVRSANYRAHLQNLLEETQRQSEELQAQGEELRVSNEEIEEQSRVLKESQSRLEEQQVELERANVQLEEHAQFLETQRDDLSRAKTRLQTQADDLAQASRYKSDFLANMSHELRTPLNSSLILAKLLADNPQGNLSTEQVRYAETIQSAGNDLLTLINDILDLSKIEAGHMEIRPEPVRLAQLADDLGRIFQPVAEQKGLKFHVTIMPGCPDTLDTDRQRLEQVLKNLLSNALKFTEKGAVELRARRATDGRIAFAVTDTGIGIPEHQQQMVFEAFRQADGTTNRKYGGTGLGLSISRELTRLLGGDMHLASEPGRGSTFTVTLPASYDPSKVQPRAPAPTREPAPIEDPPGGARANPPPDVATKAIPAAAPSRSWRTQDDRERLTGNSRVILVVEDDLPFARILYELAHELGFECLIATTAEEALAVAVQYLPGAVVLDIGLPDHSGLSVLDRLKHDARTRHIPVHVVSAGDYAQTALSLGAVGYMLKPVKRDELADTLKRLETRFAQRMRRVLVVEDDPVQLDSLRRLLGSHEVETVGAGSAAECLDRLKGTTFDCMVLDLALPDATGYSLLETLSREDAYAFPPVIVYTGRDLSADEEQRLRRYSKSIIIKGAKSPERLLDEVTLFLHQVVSELPAEQQKMLEKARSRDAALEGRRILVVEDDVRNVFALTSILEPRGAVIQIARNGQEALTALERVRGNQAAAIDLVLMDVMMPEMDGITATREIRKCPEWKKLPVIMLTAKAMPDDQERCLDAGANDYMAKPLDVEKLLSLVRVWMPR; from the coding sequence ATGATCGATTTGTCTTCTCGGAAAGCTCGTGGTAGCCGCGCCGGAACAGATCTCACGCTCTCGCTCGGCCTGGCCGCCGTGATGCTCTTTTTCATAGTCAGTGGTGCCATTTCCTACCTCAACACCCGCACCCTTAGCCGGGGTGCCAGGCAGGTCGTTCATTCGCACGACGTCATTTCGGCTCTCGATGACATCGTGTCGCTCATGAAGGACGCGGAGACCGGGCAGCGGGGCTACCTCATTACCGGCGACCTCCGCTATCTCGAACCCCACACCGCGGCCGTCGCCCGCGTCGACGAGCGCTTTCACAACGTCGAGCAACTGACCGGCGACAACCCCGACCAACAAGCCCACCTTCCCGCGCTGAAGCACCAGATCGACGTCAAACTGCGGGAACTCGCCGAAACCATCGACCTACGTCGTACCCGGGGGTTCGAGCCCGCACGCGAAGTCGTTGTCAGTGACCGCGGCAAGGCGGCGATGGACATCGTTCGGACCCAGGTCAGCGCGATGCAGCAAATTGAAAAGGAATTGCTCGCCAAGCGTCTAGACGAGATGGACGGCGCGTTCCAAGTGGCCGTCGCTAGTGGCATCCTGACGGGGCTTCTCGGAGCCGTTCTTTCCGGGATCGTCGCGTACCTCGTGCGTCGGGCGGTCGCCACCCGGCGGCGCCAGGAGTGGCTCCAGTCGGGCGAGGTGGGCTTGGCCAAGGCGGTGGGCGGAGATCAGCGGGTGGAACCGCTCGGTGACGCAGCGCTCAAGTTTCTGGCCGAATATCTCGACGCCCATGCCGGGGCGTTCTTTACCAAGGACGGCGAGCGCTTCCGCCGCGCCGCCACTTACGGCATACCCGCCACTAACGGCACGCCCGAGCAGTTCGTGCCCGGCGAAGGGCTCCTCGGGCAAGCAGCGAAAGACGACCGAACGTTTTTCGTCCACGACGTGCCCGAAGGGTATCTGACGATCGGCTCGGCTCTCGGCCAAGGACAACCGCGCCACCTCGCGATTGCCCCTTTCGCCGCGGAAGACGCGGTAAACGCAGTGATCGAGTTGGGCTTCATCCATCCGCCTGATGACGCAACTACTGAGTTATTGGAGAAGGTGTCGGAGTCCGTGGGCGTGGCCGTCCGGTCTGCGAACTACCGCGCTCACCTGCAAAACTTACTGGAAGAGACGCAACGACAGTCCGAAGAGTTACAGGCCCAAGGTGAAGAACTTCGGGTCTCGAACGAGGAAATCGAAGAACAAAGTCGCGTACTCAAAGAGTCCCAGAGCCGCCTCGAAGAGCAACAGGTGGAGTTGGAACGGGCGAATGTTCAGCTTGAGGAACACGCCCAGTTTCTGGAAACCCAGCGGGACGACCTTTCCCGGGCGAAGACGAGATTGCAGACCCAGGCGGACGATTTGGCCCAGGCGAGCCGGTACAAGTCCGACTTCCTCGCCAACATGTCGCACGAACTCCGCACCCCGCTCAATTCGTCGCTCATTCTGGCCAAACTGCTCGCCGACAATCCACAAGGGAATCTCTCGACCGAACAAGTGAGGTACGCGGAAACCATCCAGTCGGCCGGCAACGATCTGCTCACGCTCATCAACGACATCCTAGACCTGTCGAAGATCGAGGCCGGGCACATGGAAATCCGGCCGGAGCCCGTCCGACTCGCGCAACTGGCGGACGATCTCGGTCGTATTTTCCAGCCGGTTGCGGAGCAAAAGGGCCTGAAGTTTCACGTGACTATCATGCCGGGGTGCCCGGACACGCTCGACACCGACCGGCAGCGACTCGAACAGGTGCTCAAAAATCTGTTGTCGAATGCGTTGAAGTTCACCGAGAAAGGCGCGGTCGAACTCCGCGCCCGGCGCGCCACCGACGGGCGGATCGCGTTCGCCGTCACAGACACCGGCATCGGCATCCCGGAACACCAGCAGCAGATGGTGTTCGAGGCGTTCCGCCAGGCGGACGGCACGACCAACCGCAAGTACGGCGGCACGGGCCTGGGCTTGTCCATCTCGCGGGAGTTGACGCGGTTGCTCGGCGGCGACATGCATCTGGCCAGCGAGCCGGGCCGCGGCAGTACGTTTACCGTCACGCTGCCCGCGTCTTACGACCCCTCGAAAGTCCAACCTCGCGCGCCTGCCCCAACACGTGAGCCGGCTCCGATCGAGGACCCACCGGGCGGTGCCCGCGCGAACCCCCCGCCCGACGTTGCCACGAAGGCGATTCCCGCCGCAGCGCCCTCAAGGTCGTGGCGAACCCAAGACGACCGCGAGCGCCTGACGGGCAACAGCCGCGTGATCCTGGTCGTCGAGGACGACCTTCCGTTCGCGCGGATTCTCTACGAACTGGCCCACGAACTCGGCTTCGAATGCCTGATCGCCACGACGGCCGAAGAGGCGTTGGCGGTCGCTGTCCAGTATCTGCCGGGCGCCGTGGTCCTCGACATCGGGCTCCCCGACCATTCGGGATTGTCCGTCCTCGACCGGCTCAAACACGACGCCCGTACCCGACACATTCCCGTCCACGTTGTCTCGGCCGGCGACTACGCCCAGACGGCGCTGTCCCTTGGGGCGGTTGGGTACATGCTGAAGCCGGTCAAGCGGGACGAGTTGGCCGATACCCTGAAGCGACTTGAGACGCGGTTCGCCCAACGGATGCGCCGCGTCCTGGTTGTAGAGGACGACCCCGTTCAACTCGATAGTCTTCGGCGGCTCCTCGGCTCGCACGAGGTGGAAACGGTCGGGGCGGGCAGTGCGGCCGAGTGCCTGGACCGGCTCAAGGGCACGACCTTCGACTGCATGGTCCTCGACCTGGCCCTCCCGGACGCCACCGGGTATTCGTTGCTCGAAACACTCAGCCGGGAAGACGCTTACGCATTCCCGCCGGTCATCGTGTACACGGGTCGGGATCTCTCGGCCGACGAGGAACAGCGGCTCCGGCGGTATTCCAAGTCGATTATCATCAAGGGTGCCAAGTCCCCCGAGCGGTTGCTCGACGAGGTTACCCTGTTCCTTCACCAAGTGGTGTCCGAACTGCCCGCCGAACAGCAGAAGATGCTCGAGAAGGCCCGCAGTCGCGACGCGGCGTTGGAAGGTCGCCGCATCTTGGTCGTCGAGGACGACGTGCGTAACGTGTTCGCCCTCACCAGCATTCTCGAACCGCGCGGGGCGGTGATCCAGATCGCCCGGAACGGCCAGGAGGCGTTAACGGCCCTGGAACGGGTCCGGGGAAACCAAGCCGCGGCCATCGACCTCGTACTTATGGACGTGATGATGCCGGAGATGGACGGGATCACGGCCACCCGCGAGATCCGCAAGTGCCCGGAGTGGAAAAAGCTTCCCGTGATTATGCTGACGGCGAAGGCGATGCCGGACGACCAGGAGCGGTGCCTGGACGCCGGGGCGAACGATTACATGGCCAAGCCGCTCGACGTGGAGAAACTGCTCTCGCTCGTCCGCGTCTGGATGCCCCGGTGA
- a CDS encoding CheR family methyltransferase, which yields MADKTDDIEMRLLLEAIYHQYHYDFRGYSVASVKRRLSQARERFGCHTFSQLQDRVLHDPAVLPELISFLTVQVSELFRDPTYFRGLRELVVPHLKTYPSLKVWVAGCSAGEEVYSLAILFREEGLEDRTIFYGTDINPDALKKAEAGVYELERIPFFTENHRRAGGKSSLSDYYTAAYGAAVFDKSLRKRAVFSDHSLVTDAVFAEVQLVSCRNVLIYFDRDLQDRAVGLFKDALTRKGFLGLGAKESLRFSRHADAFSEFARDERIYQKRGGP from the coding sequence GTGGCCGACAAAACCGACGATATCGAAATGCGGCTCTTGCTCGAAGCCATTTACCACCAGTACCACTACGATTTTCGGGGGTATTCGGTGGCGTCCGTCAAGCGCCGGCTGAGCCAGGCCCGGGAGCGGTTCGGCTGCCACACGTTTTCCCAACTCCAGGACCGGGTTCTGCACGACCCGGCCGTGCTGCCCGAACTGATTTCGTTTCTCACGGTGCAAGTGAGCGAGTTGTTCCGCGACCCCACGTATTTTCGCGGCCTCCGGGAACTCGTGGTGCCGCACCTGAAGACGTACCCGTCGCTCAAGGTGTGGGTGGCCGGGTGCAGTGCCGGCGAGGAAGTTTATTCGCTGGCGATCCTGTTCCGGGAAGAAGGGCTCGAAGATCGGACGATCTTTTACGGCACCGACATTAACCCGGACGCGTTGAAGAAAGCCGAGGCGGGCGTGTACGAGTTGGAACGCATCCCCTTCTTCACCGAGAATCACCGGCGGGCGGGCGGAAAGTCCTCGCTCTCGGATTACTACACGGCGGCTTACGGGGCCGCCGTTTTCGACAAGAGTCTCCGTAAGCGGGCCGTCTTCTCCGACCACAGCCTCGTGACCGACGCGGTGTTCGCCGAAGTGCAACTCGTTTCCTGTCGGAACGTCCTCATCTATTTCGACCGGGATCTTCAAGACCGGGCCGTGGGCCTGTTCAAAGACGCGCTCACCCGGAAGGGATTTCTCGGCCTCGGGGCGAAGGAGAGTCTCCGGTTTTCCCGGCACGCGGACGCCTTCAGCGAGTTCGCCCGCGACGAACGGATTTATCAAAAGCGGGGTGGGCCGTGA
- a CDS encoding chemotaxis protein CheB, with the protein MTSAPIEAVVVGASAGALEALSVLLPALPTDYPLPVLVVVHLPPDKKSVMAELLQQKCRVGVREAEDKEPIRAGIVYFAPPDYHLLVEPDRRLSLSSEEPVLYSRPSIDVLFETAADAYGPGLIGVVLTGANSDGSRGLRAVLSAGGTGLVQWPDLAYASAMPQAALDACPGARVLSLPEIATYLLECVTPV; encoded by the coding sequence GTGACCAGTGCCCCTATCGAGGCAGTGGTCGTCGGCGCGTCGGCGGGCGCGCTGGAGGCACTCTCCGTCTTGCTCCCGGCTCTTCCCACAGACTATCCTCTGCCGGTCCTGGTGGTGGTTCACCTGCCTCCGGATAAAAAGAGCGTCATGGCGGAACTCTTGCAGCAGAAGTGCCGGGTCGGGGTGCGGGAAGCCGAGGACAAAGAACCGATCCGGGCCGGCATCGTCTATTTCGCCCCGCCCGACTACCATCTATTGGTGGAACCGGACCGACGACTGTCCCTATCGAGCGAAGAACCAGTTTTGTACTCCCGCCCGTCGATTGATGTTTTATTTGAAACGGCCGCCGATGCTTACGGCCCCGGGCTGATCGGCGTCGTCCTGACCGGGGCCAACAGCGACGGCTCGCGGGGCTTGCGAGCCGTTCTGAGCGCGGGCGGAACCGGCTTGGTCCAGTGGCCGGATCTCGCGTATGCGTCCGCCATGCCGCAAGCCGCACTGGACGCCTGTCCCGGCGCCCGTGTACTCAGCCTGCCCGAAATCGCGACCTACCTTCTTGAGTGCGTCACCCCAGTATGA